The proteins below come from a single Candidatus Chlamydia sanziniae genomic window:
- a CDS encoding tRNA threonylcarbamoyladenosine biosynthesis protein TsaB, protein MYFYKYIVIDTSGYQPFLACIDSHAVLQYWSLPLGPDLGPVLEFLFQNHALPFQGIAVALGPGNFSATRIGLSFAQGLAMAHKVPLLGYSSLEGYLSPGDQGKALMLPLGKRGGVLTLSSDLSEDGFVQKKKGVGPGTLLSYSEASEHCLVHGYYHVISPNPQLFIKSFSKKISIEKVSPSIEKIRQYIISQYIYLECNKQLLPDYRSYSCFF, encoded by the coding sequence ATGTACTTCTATAAGTATATTGTCATAGATACTTCAGGTTACCAGCCGTTTTTGGCTTGTATAGATAGTCATGCAGTACTTCAATATTGGTCCTTACCCTTAGGACCCGATCTTGGTCCTGTTCTAGAGTTTCTTTTTCAAAATCATGCCTTGCCTTTTCAAGGCATTGCTGTTGCTTTAGGACCTGGCAATTTTTCAGCTACACGTATAGGACTTTCTTTTGCTCAGGGCTTAGCTATGGCACACAAAGTACCTTTACTAGGTTATAGTTCCCTTGAAGGTTACCTTTCTCCTGGAGATCAGGGAAAGGCATTGATGCTCCCTTTAGGGAAGCGCGGAGGTGTATTAACTTTAAGTTCGGATCTTTCTGAAGATGGATTTGTTCAGAAAAAAAAAGGCGTCGGTCCAGGGACACTTCTTTCATATTCGGAAGCTTCAGAACATTGCTTAGTTCATGGCTATTATCATGTGATTTCTCCAAATCCCCAGCTTTTTATAAAGAGTTTTTCAAAAAAAATCTCTATAGAAAAAGTATCACCTTCTATAGAAAAAATTCGGCAATATATCATTTCCCAATACATATATCTAGAATGTAACAAGCAACTCTTGCCCGATTACCGCAGTTACTCATGTTTTTTTTAA
- the ptsP gene encoding phosphoenolpyruvate--protein phosphotransferase has product MNGSVFPQDTGEEWRILGTAIVPGVALGKVFFLGASPLHIRELTLPQEEVEHEIHRYYKALNRSKSDIVALEKEVTGKQGLHEVSSILQAHLEIIKDPLLTEEVVNTIRKDRKNAEYVFSRVMGQIEESLSAVQGMSPVVDRVQDIHDISNRVIGHLCCQHKSSLGESDQNLIVFAEELTPSEVASANPAYIRGFVSLRGAATSHTAIVSRAKSIPYLANVSEELWGLAKKYSGKLVLINGLEGELIFNPKSRTLQNCYQKKVSKVVQPSVKLSGFVYTSVSSQATSQEDLTTLLENLPKTPVGLFRSEFLAIALGRLPTFQEQVQVYRQLARLPGLPSVLRLFDFGEDKPCPKGKTTKERSVRHLLQSPDILEEQLEAIVAASVTGPLKVLIPGVVDIAEILEIKARWTAIERASRLKQNSKNIYWGSMIEFPSAVWMIEEILSECDFVSIGTNDLTQHTLGNSREALSPPYLDVALPPAVIRMIRYVVQAAKQQGIAVSICGEAAGDLHLAPFFVSLGVEELSVAMPLVPELRQHIACLDRHYCDEFAEQLLQARTCQEVRALLA; this is encoded by the coding sequence ATGAATGGTTCGGTGTTTCCTCAAGACACAGGTGAAGAATGGCGTATTTTAGGAACAGCGATCGTTCCTGGAGTGGCTTTAGGCAAAGTTTTTTTTTTAGGAGCCTCTCCATTACATATTCGAGAGTTAACGTTGCCACAGGAAGAGGTGGAACATGAGATACACCGCTATTACAAGGCTTTGAATCGTTCAAAGTCTGATATTGTTGCTCTGGAGAAAGAAGTTACAGGAAAACAGGGACTCCACGAGGTCTCCTCTATTTTACAAGCACATTTGGAAATTATTAAAGATCCTCTGTTGACTGAGGAGGTTGTAAATACGATCCGTAAGGATCGTAAAAATGCAGAATATGTTTTTTCTCGTGTTATGGGGCAAATAGAAGAGTCTTTATCTGCAGTTCAGGGAATGTCTCCTGTTGTAGATCGCGTGCAAGATATCCATGATATCTCTAATAGAGTTATTGGTCATCTTTGTTGTCAGCATAAGAGCTCCTTGGGAGAGTCAGATCAAAATCTTATTGTTTTTGCTGAAGAACTTACCCCCTCTGAAGTGGCGAGTGCGAATCCTGCCTATATTCGCGGATTTGTTTCTTTAAGAGGAGCAGCAACATCACATACGGCTATTGTCTCTCGAGCAAAAAGTATTCCCTATTTAGCCAATGTTTCTGAAGAGCTATGGGGTCTTGCGAAAAAGTATAGTGGAAAACTCGTCCTTATCAATGGATTGGAAGGAGAACTTATTTTTAACCCTAAATCCAGGACGTTGCAAAACTGCTATCAAAAGAAAGTGTCTAAAGTTGTACAACCTTCTGTTAAATTGTCAGGCTTTGTATATACTTCAGTTTCTTCACAAGCGACAAGTCAGGAAGATTTAACCACATTGTTAGAGAATTTGCCTAAGACTCCTGTGGGGCTATTCCGTTCTGAATTTCTAGCCATTGCTTTAGGTCGTCTCCCTACGTTTCAAGAACAGGTTCAAGTATATAGGCAACTTGCTCGTCTTCCTGGGTTGCCTTCTGTGCTACGACTTTTTGATTTTGGAGAGGATAAGCCTTGCCCTAAAGGTAAGACTACAAAAGAACGGTCTGTTCGACATTTGTTGCAGAGTCCAGATATTCTTGAGGAACAACTTGAAGCTATTGTTGCTGCTTCAGTAACGGGTCCATTGAAAGTGCTGATTCCCGGCGTTGTCGATATTGCAGAGATTCTGGAGATCAAAGCACGATGGACTGCTATAGAGCGTGCGTCGCGTCTAAAACAGAACTCAAAAAATATCTATTGGGGAAGTATGATAGAGTTTCCCTCAGCAGTATGGATGATTGAAGAAATCCTTTCTGAGTGTGATTTTGTTTCGATAGGAACCAATGATCTCACACAGCATACCTTAGGAAACTCTCGAGAGGCTTTATCTCCTCCTTATCTTGATGTTGCTTTACCTCCAGCTGTCATTCGTATGATTCGTTATGTTGTACAGGCTGCAAAACAACAAGGCATTGCTGTAAGTATCTGCGGGGAAGCTGCAGGAGATCTGCACCTCGCTCCTTTCTTCGTGAGTTTGGGAGTTGAGGAGTTGTCAGTGGCGATGCCTTTGGTTCCAGAGCTACGTCAACATATAGCGTGTTTAGATAGGCACTATTGTGATGAGTTTGCCGAGCAGCTTCTACAAGCAAGAACATGTCAGGAAGTCCGAGCATTACTTGCTTAA
- a CDS encoding alpha-ketoacid dehydrogenase subunit alpha/beta: MRLLQREVTSSIGEIFKLVWVLRFAESKMLLLSRQSDSGGTFQLSCAGHELAGVLAGKSLIPGKDWSFPYYRDQGFPIGLGCDLSEIFASFLARVTPNHSSARMMPYHYSHKKLRICCQSSVVGTQFLQAAGRAWAVKNIRSQEIVYVSGGDGATSQGEFHEMLNFVALHQLPLVTVIQNNRWAISVPFEEQCGVDLLRLGECYQGLAVYEVDGGDYATLQHTFSIAIERARQSFVPALILIDVVRLGPHSNSDNHEKYRSKLELQTCNEKDPLLRLERELIENYGFSTAEIAAIKAEAQEEVSQAYTLAEAFPFPCKGTTSHEVFSPHTLSLIDYESSHEAQHLRVSEPKVMRDAITEALVEEMTCDSGVIVFGEDVAGDKGGVFGITRNFTKQFGPSRCFNSPLAEATIIGTAIGMALDGIHKPVVEIQFADYIWPGINQLFSEASSIYYRSAGEWEVPLVIRAPSGGYIQGGPYHSQNIEGFLAHCPGIKIAYPSNAADAKALLKAAIRDPNPVVFLEHKALYQRRIFSARPVFCGDYILPFGQAAIVHPGTDLTVVSWGMPLVLSFEVVQELKLDGISVEIIDLRTIVPCDFATVFKSVEKTGRLLVIHEASEFCGFGGELVATVAEQAYMHLDAPIRRLGGLHAPVPYSKILENEVLPQKDQIAQAIKNLAEF; encoded by the coding sequence ATGAGATTACTACAACGTGAAGTCACCTCTTCTATAGGAGAGATTTTCAAGTTAGTCTGGGTCTTAAGATTTGCTGAAAGTAAGATGCTTCTTCTTTCGAGGCAAAGCGATTCCGGAGGTACTTTTCAACTTTCTTGTGCGGGTCATGAGCTTGCCGGTGTTCTTGCTGGAAAGAGTTTGATTCCAGGAAAAGATTGGTCTTTTCCTTATTATCGAGATCAAGGATTCCCCATAGGTTTGGGCTGTGATCTTTCTGAAATTTTCGCTTCTTTTCTTGCTCGAGTGACTCCGAATCATTCTTCAGCTAGGATGATGCCTTATCATTATTCACATAAAAAGTTACGTATTTGTTGTCAGTCTAGTGTAGTGGGGACGCAATTTTTACAAGCTGCAGGACGTGCTTGGGCAGTGAAAAATATACGTTCTCAGGAAATAGTGTATGTTTCCGGTGGAGATGGAGCTACCTCTCAAGGTGAATTTCATGAGATGTTGAATTTTGTCGCTCTACACCAGCTTCCTCTCGTCACTGTAATACAAAATAATCGGTGGGCGATTTCCGTCCCATTCGAGGAACAATGTGGGGTTGATCTTCTTCGTTTGGGGGAATGTTATCAAGGCCTTGCTGTTTATGAAGTAGATGGCGGAGACTATGCAACACTTCAACATACCTTTTCTATAGCTATTGAGCGAGCACGTCAGAGTTTTGTCCCTGCATTGATTCTGATTGATGTTGTGCGTTTAGGACCTCACAGTAATTCAGATAACCATGAAAAATATCGCTCAAAGTTAGAGCTACAGACGTGTAATGAAAAGGACCCCCTATTGCGTTTAGAAAGAGAACTAATAGAGAATTATGGTTTTTCTACTGCGGAGATAGCGGCAATTAAAGCTGAGGCTCAAGAGGAGGTTTCCCAAGCTTATACACTTGCTGAGGCCTTTCCCTTTCCCTGTAAAGGAACAACAAGTCATGAAGTGTTCTCCCCCCACACGCTTTCGTTAATAGATTACGAGTCTTCTCATGAAGCACAGCATTTACGTGTTAGCGAGCCCAAAGTGATGCGTGATGCTATTACAGAGGCCTTGGTAGAGGAGATGACTTGTGATTCAGGAGTTATTGTTTTTGGTGAGGATGTCGCGGGAGACAAGGGAGGCGTCTTTGGTATCACTCGAAATTTTACAAAACAATTTGGGCCTTCGCGTTGTTTTAATTCTCCTTTAGCAGAAGCTACCATTATAGGTACCGCCATAGGCATGGCTCTTGATGGTATTCATAAACCTGTTGTAGAAATCCAATTCGCTGACTATATTTGGCCAGGGATAAATCAGTTATTTTCTGAAGCCTCAAGCATATATTATCGTTCTGCTGGAGAATGGGAGGTTCCCTTGGTCATACGTGCTCCATCAGGAGGGTACATTCAGGGAGGGCCTTATCATTCTCAGAATATAGAAGGATTCCTTGCTCATTGTCCAGGGATCAAAATAGCCTATCCTTCAAATGCTGCAGACGCTAAAGCCTTATTAAAAGCTGCCATTCGAGATCCTAATCCTGTAGTGTTTTTAGAACATAAAGCTTTATACCAACGGCGTATATTTAGTGCCCGCCCTGTGTTTTGTGGAGACTATATTCTACCTTTTGGACAAGCTGCTATTGTGCATCCTGGGACAGATTTGACTGTAGTTTCTTGGGGAATGCCTCTAGTCCTGAGTTTCGAAGTCGTCCAGGAGCTCAAACTTGATGGCATTTCTGTGGAAATTATAGATCTACGTACGATAGTTCCTTGTGATTTTGCTACAGTATTCAAGTCTGTGGAAAAAACAGGCAGACTCTTAGTCATTCACGAAGCTTCAGAGTTCTGTGGGTTTGGTGGCGAGCTTGTTGCTACGGTTGCAGAGCAGGCTTATATGCATTTAGATGCTCCGATTCGTCGTCTCGGGGGGCTTCACGCTCCCGTTCCTTATTCTAAGATCTTGGAAAACGAGGTCCTTCCACAAAAAGATCAAATTGCCCAGGCAATAAAAAACCTTGCTGAATTTTAA
- the lon gene encoding endopeptidase La, with product MDSTINTDSPTLDPNSEEVEKLLDESEDEVEEKSNDRALPSELFILPLNKRPFFPGMAAPILIESGPYYEVLKVLAKSSQKYIGLILTKKENADILKIGFHQLYCVGVAARILRIMPIEGGSAQVLLSIEERIRIIDPVKDKYLKARVSYHADNKELTEELKAYSISIVSVIKDLLKLNPLFKEELQIFLGHSDFTEPGKLADFSVALTTATREELQEVLETTNMHDRIDKALILLKKELDLSRLQSSINQKIEATITKSQKEFFLKEQLKTIKKELGLEKEDRAIDIEKFTERLKKRHVPNYAMEVIHDEIEKLQTLETSSAEYTVCRNYLDWLTIVPWGIQSKEYHNLKKAELILNKDHYGLEEIKQRILELISVGKLSKGLKGSIICLVGPPGVGKTSIGRSIAKVLHRKFFRFSVGGMRDEAEIKGHRRTYIGAMPGKMVQALKQSQAMNPVIMIDEVDKIGASYHGDPASALLEVLDPEQNKDFLDHYLDVRVDLSSVLFILTANVLDTIPDPLLDRMEILRLSGYILEEKLQIAIKYLVPKARKEMGLTAQQVMFQSEALKHIINNYAREAGVRTLNGNIKKVLRKVALKIVQNQEKIKSKTAQFKISVRNLQDYLGKPIFSSDRFYEDTPIGVATGLAWTSLGGATLYIESVQVSSTKTDMHLTGQAGDVMKESSQIAWTYLHSALTRYAPGYPFFPKSQVHIHIPEGATPKDGPSAGITMVTSLLSLLLETPVVNNLGMTGEITLTGRVLGVGGIREKLIAARRSRLNILIFPEDNRRDYDELPSYLKKGLKIHFVSHYDHVFKVAFLQCK from the coding sequence GTGGACTCTACAATAAATACCGATTCTCCTACCTTAGATCCTAATTCAGAAGAGGTAGAAAAACTTTTAGATGAATCGGAAGACGAGGTTGAAGAAAAATCGAATGATCGAGCGCTTCCTTCGGAATTATTCATTCTTCCATTAAATAAACGACCCTTTTTCCCAGGAATGGCAGCTCCTATCCTTATAGAATCTGGTCCTTATTATGAAGTTTTAAAAGTTCTAGCAAAATCTTCGCAGAAATACATTGGGCTTATTCTCACTAAAAAAGAAAATGCTGATATTTTAAAAATAGGGTTTCACCAATTGTATTGTGTTGGGGTAGCCGCGCGTATTTTACGCATTATGCCTATTGAAGGAGGGAGTGCTCAAGTCCTTCTCAGTATTGAAGAGCGTATTCGCATTATAGATCCTGTAAAAGACAAATACTTAAAGGCGCGTGTCTCCTATCATGCTGATAACAAAGAGCTGACTGAAGAGCTCAAAGCCTATTCCATTAGCATTGTTTCCGTGATTAAAGATCTTCTAAAGCTCAACCCATTATTCAAAGAAGAACTGCAAATATTCCTTGGTCATTCTGATTTTACTGAGCCGGGAAAGCTCGCAGATTTTTCAGTAGCTCTAACAACAGCAACGCGAGAAGAACTTCAAGAGGTTTTAGAAACTACAAATATGCATGATCGCATTGATAAAGCGCTGATCCTGCTTAAGAAAGAGTTAGATTTAAGTCGCCTACAAAGCAGCATTAATCAGAAAATCGAAGCGACAATTACAAAAAGTCAGAAAGAATTTTTTTTAAAAGAGCAATTAAAGACGATTAAAAAAGAGCTGGGTTTAGAAAAAGAAGACCGCGCGATTGATATAGAAAAATTTACTGAAAGGCTGAAAAAACGTCATGTTCCCAACTATGCAATGGAAGTGATTCATGACGAAATAGAAAAACTACAAACTTTAGAGACTTCTTCTGCTGAATATACAGTATGCCGCAATTATTTAGATTGGCTTACGATTGTTCCCTGGGGAATTCAAAGTAAGGAATATCATAACTTAAAAAAAGCTGAACTCATTCTCAATAAAGATCATTATGGTCTGGAAGAAATTAAACAGCGTATTTTAGAGCTTATCAGTGTAGGGAAACTTTCTAAGGGATTAAAAGGCAGTATTATCTGTCTTGTCGGCCCTCCAGGTGTGGGAAAAACAAGTATTGGGCGTAGTATTGCTAAAGTTCTACATAGGAAATTTTTCCGTTTTTCAGTAGGAGGCATGCGGGATGAAGCTGAAATTAAAGGACACCGTCGTACCTACATCGGAGCTATGCCAGGAAAGATGGTCCAAGCTCTTAAACAAAGTCAAGCTATGAATCCTGTGATCATGATTGATGAGGTAGATAAAATTGGTGCGAGTTACCATGGGGATCCCGCTTCCGCTCTTTTAGAAGTTTTGGATCCTGAGCAAAACAAAGATTTCCTTGATCACTACCTTGACGTACGCGTAGATTTATCTAGTGTGTTATTCATTCTCACAGCAAATGTCTTGGATACCATTCCAGATCCTCTTTTGGACCGCATGGAAATCCTTCGTCTTTCTGGTTATATTTTAGAAGAAAAATTACAAATAGCCATAAAGTACCTTGTTCCTAAAGCTCGTAAAGAAATGGGGTTAACGGCACAACAGGTTATGTTTCAATCTGAAGCTTTAAAGCATATCATCAATAATTATGCACGCGAAGCTGGAGTACGTACTTTAAATGGAAATATCAAGAAAGTCTTAAGAAAAGTTGCTTTAAAAATTGTTCAGAATCAGGAAAAGATAAAATCTAAAACTGCACAGTTTAAAATTTCGGTAAGAAACTTACAGGACTACCTAGGTAAGCCTATATTTTCTAGTGATCGCTTTTATGAAGATACTCCTATAGGTGTGGCTACCGGCCTTGCTTGGACTTCCCTAGGAGGTGCAACTTTATATATAGAAAGTGTTCAAGTGTCTTCAACAAAAACAGACATGCATCTTACGGGTCAGGCAGGAGATGTCATGAAAGAGTCATCACAGATTGCTTGGACATATCTCCATAGTGCTTTAACTCGATATGCTCCAGGCTATCCATTCTTTCCTAAATCACAAGTGCACATTCATATTCCGGAAGGAGCAACCCCTAAAGATGGGCCCTCTGCAGGGATCACTATGGTAACATCTTTGCTCTCTTTACTTTTAGAAACGCCTGTAGTCAATAATCTAGGAATGACAGGAGAGATTACGCTAACGGGCCGAGTATTAGGCGTGGGAGGCATTAGAGAAAAGCTTATTGCCGCGCGTAGATCCCGGTTAAACATTCTTATTTTTCCTGAAGATAACCGTCGCGATTATGATGAACTTCCCAGTTACTTAAAAAAAGGACTCAAAATACACTTTGTATCGCATTACGATCATGTTTTCAAAGTTGCTTTCCTCCAATGCAAATAA
- a CDS encoding HPr family phosphocarrier protein produces the protein MISKSKEYSGICLVKNASGIHVRPAGVIVRLFEEEDCEVRFTYAGKTVNARSIMSILMLGAPQGGKIFVSVKGNNALCVLEKLQTAFETGFGEL, from the coding sequence ATGATATCTAAATCTAAAGAATACAGTGGAATCTGTCTGGTAAAAAATGCCTCAGGGATTCATGTACGTCCTGCTGGGGTTATTGTTAGGCTTTTTGAGGAGGAAGACTGTGAGGTGCGTTTTACTTATGCTGGGAAAACAGTGAATGCTAGAAGTATCATGAGTATACTCATGCTTGGAGCTCCCCAAGGAGGGAAAATCTTTGTCTCTGTGAAAGGGAACAATGCTTTGTGTGTTTTGGAGAAACTTCAGACTGCGTTTGAAACTGGCTTTGGAGAACTGTAA
- a CDS encoding ComEC/Rec2 family competence protein — protein MQKYFQNFSSFFSCYPLGSWLTQLRITCQYFQEKHPTFLCALYWLAGILARTHADCCILILVFLHPFLPRNPKQWFPLGLCWLVPLLISSPPFSHEGSASGIFKVSYKGWGKTYYGEAIYLSTPCGKQTRHLSCKILSSLHLEPKKTYHLQGTLYHTSQNVFKSNSCYKEIPKSKFITTKEKLRETTSHYLISLFDSSQTGKFVSSLLLGTPLPKDLQELFRNKGLSHLFAVSGWHFSLFSSIFWVFFSFFPIKIKNFVSFVILTSLTLLFPTSPSVWRAWIALSFLYFSTYSSGTCSGLNRLGLGFIFCSLFFSPFSPGFALSFLATLGILLFFPILHTFFYTPWALLIASPFWLHLIRYLMTIFAISLSAQIFLWLPLMYFFRSFPLDGIIYNLIFPLIMLPTIALILTTVIFPSLAPLTHRVISWVISNPWMSRPNLLVSVSFPPVSPWQLTLISSVLFFLGLAFTKSSFSGISYSDKVNYFTENLYPQ, from the coding sequence ATGCAAAAATATTTTCAAAATTTTTCATCTTTCTTCTCTTGTTACCCCCTAGGCTCGTGGCTCACCCAACTACGCATTACATGCCAATATTTCCAAGAAAAACATCCAACTTTTTTATGCGCTTTATATTGGTTGGCAGGAATACTTGCGCGCACTCATGCAGATTGCTGTATTCTCATACTCGTTTTTCTACACCCTTTTCTTCCACGCAACCCTAAACAGTGGTTCCCTTTAGGATTGTGTTGGCTCGTTCCCTTACTTATATCTTCACCACCTTTCTCACACGAAGGATCCGCCTCAGGAATTTTTAAGGTCAGTTATAAAGGATGGGGAAAAACCTATTATGGCGAAGCTATTTATCTAAGCACTCCCTGCGGTAAACAGACACGCCATCTTTCTTGCAAGATTCTATCCTCACTCCATTTAGAACCAAAAAAAACTTATCATCTCCAAGGAACGCTATATCATACATCTCAAAATGTTTTTAAGTCTAATTCTTGCTATAAAGAAATTCCTAAATCCAAGTTCATTACTACAAAAGAAAAACTACGAGAAACAACCAGCCACTATTTAATTTCGTTATTTGACTCCTCACAAACAGGAAAATTTGTTTCCAGTTTGCTTCTCGGTACCCCCCTACCAAAAGACCTTCAAGAACTTTTCAGAAACAAAGGGCTCTCCCATCTTTTTGCTGTTTCCGGATGGCATTTCTCCTTATTTTCCTCTATTTTTTGGGTTTTCTTTTCTTTTTTTCCTATAAAAATAAAAAATTTCGTAAGTTTTGTTATTCTTACTTCGCTCACTCTCCTTTTCCCCACGTCTCCTTCAGTATGGCGCGCATGGATTGCCCTTTCCTTTTTGTACTTTTCTACGTATTCTTCGGGAACTTGCTCAGGACTGAACCGCTTAGGGCTGGGTTTTATCTTCTGTTCCTTATTTTTTTCTCCTTTTTCTCCTGGGTTTGCTCTTAGCTTTTTAGCCACTCTGGGAATCCTTCTTTTTTTCCCTATTCTTCATACCTTTTTTTATACCCCCTGGGCCTTGTTGATAGCCTCCCCATTCTGGCTCCATCTTATCCGCTACCTAATGACTATATTCGCTATTTCTCTATCTGCCCAAATCTTTCTGTGGCTACCTCTGATGTACTTTTTTAGAAGTTTTCCTCTCGATGGCATTATCTACAACCTTATTTTTCCCCTGATCATGCTACCTACGATTGCTTTAATTCTAACGACGGTGATTTTCCCTTCTCTAGCTCCGCTTACCCACCGTGTAATTTCCTGGGTAATTTCAAACCCCTGGATGTCCAGACCCAACCTCTTAGTATCCGTATCCTTTCCTCCAGTATCTCCCTGGCAACTCACCCTCATCTCCTCAGTGCTATTCTTTTTAGGCCTCGCATTTACTAAATCCTCATTTTCTGGGATTTCTTATTCAGATAAAGTAAATTATTTTACTGAAAACCTATATCCACAATAA
- the dnaJ gene encoding molecular chaperone DnaJ, which translates to MDYYSVLGVSKTASSEEIKKAYRKLAVKYHPDKNPGDADAERHFKEVSEAYEVLSNPQKRESYDRFGKDGPFAGAGGFGGANMGNMEDALRTFMGAFGGEFSGGSFFDGLFGGLGEAFGMRADPTGARQGSSKKVHITLTFEEAALGVEKELVVSGYKTCETCSGKGTASSQGIKYCERCKGSGQVVQSRGFFSMASTCPDCGGEGRIITDPCPSCRGQGRIKDKHNVHVHIPSGVDSGMRLKMEGYGDAGQNGAPAGDLYVFIEVEPHPVFERRGDDLILDLPIGFVDAALGMKKEIPTLLKQEGTCRLTIPEGIQSGTILKVRNQGFPNVHGKNRGDLLVRVSVETPQHLSEDQKELLRSFSATEKVENFPKKRGFLDKIKGFFSDFAV; encoded by the coding sequence ATGGATTATTATTCAGTTCTAGGTGTTTCTAAAACCGCCTCTTCAGAGGAAATTAAAAAAGCTTATCGTAAATTAGCTGTTAAATATCATCCAGATAAAAATCCTGGAGATGCTGATGCCGAACGTCATTTTAAAGAAGTATCGGAGGCTTACGAAGTATTGAGCAATCCTCAAAAGCGTGAGTCTTATGATCGCTTTGGTAAAGACGGTCCTTTTGCCGGTGCTGGCGGCTTTGGTGGCGCCAATATGGGGAATATGGAAGATGCGTTACGTACTTTTATGGGCGCTTTTGGTGGAGAATTTAGTGGGGGGAGCTTTTTCGACGGCCTTTTTGGAGGTCTTGGCGAGGCCTTTGGGATGCGGGCTGATCCCACGGGGGCTCGTCAGGGATCAAGTAAGAAGGTGCACATTACCCTGACGTTTGAAGAAGCTGCTCTTGGGGTAGAAAAAGAGCTCGTTGTTTCAGGATATAAGACTTGTGAAACTTGTTCCGGTAAGGGAACAGCCAGTTCTCAAGGTATAAAATATTGTGAGCGTTGTAAAGGTTCTGGACAAGTTGTTCAAAGTCGTGGCTTTTTTTCTATGGCGTCTACTTGTCCGGATTGCGGAGGGGAAGGAAGGATAATAACAGATCCCTGCCCTTCTTGTCGTGGTCAAGGAAGAATCAAAGATAAGCATAATGTTCATGTTCATATTCCTTCGGGAGTAGATTCTGGGATGCGCTTAAAAATGGAAGGTTATGGAGATGCAGGACAAAATGGAGCTCCCGCAGGTGACCTCTATGTCTTTATTGAAGTAGAACCGCATCCTGTTTTTGAACGTCGTGGAGATGATTTAATTTTGGATTTACCAATAGGCTTTGTAGATGCTGCCTTAGGGATGAAGAAAGAGATCCCCACGTTACTTAAACAAGAAGGAACATGTCGTCTTACAATTCCTGAAGGAATCCAAAGTGGGACCATTTTAAAGGTAAGAAATCAAGGGTTCCCCAATGTTCATGGAAAAAATCGTGGTGATCTTCTTGTTCGAGTGTCTGTGGAAACCCCACAGCATTTGTCTGAGGATCAAAAGGAACTTTTGCGTAGTTTTTCTGCTACAGAAAAAGTAGAAAATTTTCCCAAAAAACGAGGCTTTTTAGATAAAATCAAAGGTTTTTTTTCTGACTTCGCTGTATAG
- the rpsU gene encoding 30S ribosomal protein S21 — translation MPSVKVRVGEPVDRALRILKKKIDKEGILKAAKSHRFYDKPSIKKRAKSKAAAKYRGR, via the coding sequence ATGCCCAGTGTTAAAGTTCGAGTCGGGGAGCCAGTAGACCGAGCTCTGCGAATCTTAAAAAAGAAAATAGATAAAGAAGGAATTTTAAAAGCTGCTAAATCACATCGATTTTACGATAAACCTTCGATCAAAAAACGTGCCAAGTCTAAAGCTGCTGCCAAATATCGTGGTCGTTAA